A genomic window from Euzebyales bacterium includes:
- a CDS encoding response regulator transcription factor: MRVIVAEDNALLRDRIVLVLRDHGIDVVAAVNDADDLLAGVAEHEPDLAVVDVRMPPTQTDEGVRAAIEIRRQHPGTAVLVFSQWVETDYARQLLTEPAKIGYLLKDRIVTTDQFIDAARRVADGGTALDPEVVRQLLARPSVDAGIARLTERERDILARLAEGRSNQAIAEELGLALRSIEKHVTSIFTKLDLQPAATDHRRGPRRAALPRRRRPIDAFAGAYRSIDIRAMQPGARILIMRP; encoded by the coding sequence ATGCGGGTGATCGTCGCCGAGGACAACGCACTACTGCGCGATCGCATCGTCCTGGTGTTGCGCGACCACGGCATCGACGTCGTCGCAGCGGTCAACGACGCCGACGACCTCCTCGCCGGTGTCGCCGAGCACGAACCCGACCTCGCCGTGGTCGACGTGCGCATGCCACCCACACAGACCGACGAGGGCGTGCGCGCCGCCATCGAGATCCGGCGTCAGCATCCCGGGACCGCGGTGCTCGTGTTCTCTCAATGGGTCGAAACCGACTACGCACGCCAGCTCCTCACGGAGCCTGCGAAGATCGGCTACCTACTCAAGGACCGCATCGTCACCACCGACCAGTTCATCGACGCCGCCCGTCGCGTCGCGGACGGCGGCACCGCGCTCGACCCAGAAGTCGTCCGCCAGCTGCTCGCACGACCCAGCGTCGACGCGGGCATCGCCCGTCTGACCGAGCGCGAGCGAGACATCCTCGCCCGACTCGCCGAGGGCCGCTCGAACCAAGCGATCGCCGAGGAACTCGGGCTGGCACTCCGCAGCATCGAAAAGCACGTGACCTCGATCTTCACCAAGCTCGACCTGCAGCCCGCAGCAACTGACCACCGCCGGGGTCCTCGCCGTGCTGCGCTACCTCGACGCCGACGGCCCATAGACGCGTTCGCTGGGGCGTACCGATCGATCGACATCCGGGCCATGCAACCCGGCGCCCGCATACTGATCATGCGCCCATAA
- a CDS encoding FtsX-like permease family protein — translation MRTGLVTQALRRHRWSLLAPACTQVLAACVISGMVMTAWSLSPSQLAPADRAVVVASEMDDVTSVFLGVAIYLSIIIVGVTMNLAIQQQLEDIALVRVVGASPGHVRRAVALQVAVVAVPASLAGWLLAVPAGAAWIAALRAHGVLPATARLAPHVMALPIAVGIVLATSVVGAP, via the coding sequence ATGAGGACCGGCCTGGTGACGCAGGCGCTTCGGCGTCATCGATGGTCGCTGCTGGCGCCGGCATGTACGCAGGTTCTCGCCGCGTGCGTGATCAGCGGCATGGTGATGACGGCCTGGTCGCTGAGCCCGTCACAGCTGGCGCCGGCTGATCGTGCCGTCGTCGTTGCCTCGGAGATGGACGACGTGACGTCTGTCTTCCTCGGCGTCGCGATCTATCTGTCGATCATCATCGTCGGTGTCACCATGAACCTGGCGATCCAGCAACAGCTCGAGGACATCGCGCTCGTGCGGGTGGTGGGCGCTTCGCCCGGCCACGTCCGCCGCGCCGTCGCGCTGCAGGTGGCCGTGGTTGCCGTGCCAGCGTCACTGGCGGGGTGGCTGCTCGCGGTGCCGGCCGGGGCAGCGTGGATCGCCGCGCTGCGCGCCCACGGTGTGCTGCCCGCCACCGCGCGGCTCGCACCCCACGTCATGGCGTTGCCCATCGCAGTGGGGATCGTGCTGGCGACCTCGGTGGTCGGCGCGCCGTAG
- a CDS encoding FtsX-like permease family protein, producing MGRSRVVAGTTLVVGGAVLSAVLSQIDPAQADDAAFFVMLAECIGIGMLAPLALGRVTALVRRVAGEGVTRLAVDNLETMTRSLSGALVPLVLAAAFTAVKIAVHTTTTRVTGVTGTAADVWTDYAGTAIYATFAGVAALNCLITVVVNRHRDLAAMQLLGADRRTLIAMTALEAMIVTATAVVLAAGVAGITLTPILHTSLGRWLPYFPPLVPVAGVALITCVVITGMVTPAVAMTRAAPIGVVAAGP from the coding sequence ATGGGCCGTAGCCGTGTCGTGGCAGGGACGACGCTCGTCGTCGGCGGCGCGGTTCTGTCGGCCGTGCTCTCCCAGATCGACCCCGCTCAGGCGGACGACGCGGCGTTCTTCGTGATGCTCGCCGAGTGCATCGGCATCGGCATGCTCGCACCCCTCGCGCTCGGCCGGGTCACAGCGCTGGTCCGCCGTGTCGCCGGCGAGGGAGTGACTCGCCTCGCTGTCGACAACCTCGAAACGATGACACGATCGCTGTCAGGCGCGCTCGTCCCCCTCGTGCTTGCCGCCGCCTTCACCGCGGTGAAGATCGCTGTTCACACCACGACCACTCGGGTCACAGGCGTGACCGGCACGGCCGCAGACGTTTGGACCGACTACGCGGGCACCGCGATCTACGCGACCTTCGCGGGCGTGGCCGCGCTGAACTGCCTGATAACCGTCGTCGTAAACCGGCATCGCGACCTCGCCGCGATGCAACTCCTCGGCGCAGATCGCCGGACGCTGATCGCGATGACGGCCCTCGAAGCCATGATCGTGACTGCCACCGCCGTCGTGCTCGCCGCCGGGGTTGCCGGCATCACGCTCACTCCCATACTGCACACCTCGCTCGGGCGCTGGCTGCCGTACTTCCCGCCCCTCGTCCCGGTCGCGGGTGTCGCACTCATAACATGCGTCGTCATCACCGGGATGGTGACGCCCGCCGTGGCAATGACCCGCGCCGCGCCGATCGGAGTCGTCGCAGCAGGCCCATGA
- a CDS encoding sensor domain-containing protein gives MSVPSTILGAPVDVRSRREAAYLAATLPPAIPAFALALVGLAACLFSVVGVGLPLLAGVLARARASGTLFRRPGRATVGWTWPSPRPLASRGPLRRAGAVLRDGDAWRCLLYCGLKLPLTAVGVYGALVGYVVGALGATYPVWWFAARGTFGVFGDRAWAGTWPLALQGVALLLVAPWFVRLVVTVDHALVARLLTPNPARARIAALEASRATIADDATTTLRRIERDLHDGTQARLVALGVALSRLEPRVTDREAETIVASARQQVLDALEELREIIRGVYPPALDDGLSTALATLAALSPVPVDLHDELRCRPTDTHAAALYFTAAELLTNIARHASAHHARVEISDTADRISLVVHDDGRGGAGLSFDGTGLAGVARRVRALDGTITVDSPPRGPTTVTVSLPKEPRCG, from the coding sequence ATGAGCGTCCCGTCAACCATCCTGGGTGCCCCCGTCGACGTGCGGTCCAGACGGGAAGCCGCCTACCTGGCGGCGACGCTCCCGCCCGCCATCCCCGCCTTCGCGTTGGCGCTCGTAGGCCTCGCCGCTTGCCTCTTCTCGGTCGTGGGCGTCGGGCTCCCGCTGCTCGCTGGCGTGCTCGCGCGCGCACGGGCATCTGGGACGCTCTTCCGTCGCCCGGGCCGAGCGACGGTCGGGTGGACATGGCCCTCGCCGAGACCGCTCGCCTCTCGCGGTCCGCTGCGCCGCGCTGGCGCGGTGCTCCGTGACGGCGATGCGTGGCGATGCCTGCTCTACTGCGGCCTCAAGCTGCCGCTCACTGCCGTCGGCGTGTACGGCGCGCTCGTCGGCTATGTGGTCGGAGCGCTCGGGGCGACGTACCCAGTGTGGTGGTTCGCCGCGCGCGGCACCTTCGGGGTGTTCGGCGACCGAGCTTGGGCCGGCACGTGGCCGCTCGCGCTCCAAGGAGTTGCCCTGCTCCTCGTCGCCCCCTGGTTCGTGCGCCTCGTCGTCACCGTCGACCACGCGCTCGTCGCGCGGCTGCTCACACCGAATCCCGCCCGAGCCCGCATCGCGGCTCTGGAGGCGAGCCGCGCCACCATCGCTGACGACGCGACCACGACGCTTCGGCGGATCGAGCGCGACCTTCACGACGGCACCCAGGCCCGGCTCGTCGCACTCGGTGTCGCTCTCTCGCGGCTGGAACCGAGGGTCACGGACCGCGAGGCCGAGACGATCGTCGCCTCCGCCCGGCAGCAGGTGCTCGACGCGCTCGAAGAACTCCGCGAGATCATCCGGGGTGTGTACCCGCCCGCGCTCGACGACGGACTATCCACCGCGCTCGCAACGCTTGCCGCCCTCAGCCCCGTACCGGTGGACCTACACGACGAGCTGCGCTGCCGGCCGACCGACACTCACGCGGCAGCTCTGTACTTCACCGCGGCCGAGCTGCTCACCAACATTGCTCGCCACGCCAGTGCCCACCACGCCCGCGTCGAGATCAGCGACACCGCCGACCGCATCTCGCTCGTCGTCCACGACGACGGCCGCGGCGGCGCCGGCCTCTCGTTCGACGGCACCGGCCTCGCCGGCGTCGCCCGCCGCGTACGCGCCCTCGATGGCACGATCACCGTCGACAGCCCACCGCGCGGCCCCACCACCGTCACCGTCAGCCTGCCCAAGGAACCCAGATGCGGGTGA